One segment of Thermosynechococcus sp. HN-54 DNA contains the following:
- a CDS encoding shikimate dehydrogenase, whose amino-acid sequence MPKISGQTQLLGVIGDPIAHTLSPAMHNAALEHLGLDYVYVPFWVKPQQLGVAIAGLDALNVVGFNVTIPHKETILSYLADVSDLAQQVGAVNTVYRSEKGWVGTNTDVHGFLAPLRQQSYPWSEIAVLVLGYGGAARAVVTACYDLGCRQIYISGRQEERLEAFVASWPQITLHPLSWSERASCLEKVSLVVNTTPIGMSPHTGTTPLTAEDLARLPTTAIVYDLIYKPRPTLLLQLAMARGLQTFDGLAMLLHQGAAALEYWIGQPAPTAIMATALETALGMEK is encoded by the coding sequence ATGCCGAAGATCTCTGGCCAAACCCAACTTCTGGGAGTCATTGGTGACCCGATTGCGCACACCCTCTCACCGGCAATGCACAATGCAGCGCTGGAACATCTTGGTCTAGACTATGTCTATGTGCCCTTTTGGGTCAAACCACAGCAGTTGGGGGTAGCGATCGCTGGCCTAGATGCCCTGAACGTCGTCGGCTTTAATGTCACCATTCCCCACAAGGAAACCATCCTTTCCTATTTGGCGGATGTCAGCGACCTCGCACAGCAGGTGGGGGCAGTTAACACCGTCTATCGCAGTGAAAAGGGATGGGTCGGTACCAATACTGATGTGCATGGCTTCTTAGCACCACTGCGGCAACAATCCTACCCGTGGTCAGAGATTGCCGTTTTAGTCTTGGGCTATGGCGGTGCGGCACGAGCCGTGGTCACTGCCTGTTATGACTTGGGCTGTCGGCAGATTTATATCAGTGGTCGCCAAGAGGAACGGCTAGAGGCCTTTGTTGCCAGTTGGCCACAGATCACTCTCCATCCCCTTTCATGGTCAGAGCGAGCCAGTTGTTTGGAGAAAGTCAGCCTTGTGGTCAATACCACCCCCATTGGCATGAGTCCCCATACTGGCACCACCCCCCTAACAGCCGAGGACTTGGCACGATTGCCCACCACCGCCATTGTCTATGACCTGATCTACAAGCCTCGCCCCACCCTCCTCCTGCAATTAGCGATGGCACGGGGACTGCAAACCTTCGACGGCCTTGCCATGCTTCTCCATCAGGGAGCCGCAGCCTTGGAGTACTGGATTGGCCAACCCGCACCCACTGCCATCATGGCCACTGCCCTTGAAACTGCCCTAGGGATGGAGAAATAA
- the rph gene encoding ribonuclease PH, whose translation MGWQRPDGRQPQELRSHRFQRHFTQFALGSVLAQAGHTQVLCTVSLTEGVPKFLEGTGQGWLTAEYRMLPSATRPRQEREFLKLSGRTQEIQRLIGRSLRSALDLSLLGERTLIVDADVLQADAGTRSLAITGGYIALVDALSSLLQQGVLRESPLRHQVAAVSVGLIDGDPYLDLSYAEDVAASVDFNVVMTANGQFIEVQGTAEMSSFDRATLDRLLDVATQGIQELIEIQQRVLAASHE comes from the coding sequence ATGGGGTGGCAGCGACCCGATGGCCGTCAACCACAGGAATTGCGATCGCACCGCTTTCAGCGACATTTCACTCAATTTGCCTTGGGATCAGTCCTTGCCCAAGCAGGGCACACTCAAGTCCTGTGTACCGTCAGTCTCACCGAAGGTGTACCCAAGTTCCTAGAAGGCACGGGTCAAGGCTGGCTGACCGCCGAGTACCGCATGCTGCCCAGTGCGACACGACCCCGACAAGAGCGGGAATTTCTCAAACTCTCTGGGCGCACCCAAGAAATCCAGCGCCTCATTGGTCGCAGTTTACGCTCTGCCTTGGACTTATCCTTACTGGGGGAGCGCACGCTAATTGTGGATGCGGATGTCCTCCAAGCCGATGCTGGCACGCGATCGCTGGCGATTACTGGCGGATACATTGCCTTGGTGGATGCCCTTAGTTCTCTGCTTCAGCAAGGGGTGCTCAGAGAATCCCCCCTGCGCCATCAGGTGGCGGCAGTCTCTGTGGGTTTAATTGACGGTGACCCCTATCTCGATTTGAGCTACGCTGAGGATGTCGCTGCCAGTGTGGACTTCAATGTTGTGATGACAGCCAATGGTCAATTCATTGAGGTTCAAGGAACAGCCGAGATGAGTTCCTTTGATCGGGCAACCCTTGATCGGCTTCTCGATGTGGCGACCCAAGGTATCCAAGAGCTAATTGAGATCCAACAGCGCGTCCTAGCGGCAAGCCATGAGTGA
- a CDS encoding P-II family nitrogen regulator: MKKVEAIIRPFKLDEVKIALVNAGIVGMTVSEVRGFGRQKGQTERYRGSEYTVEFLQKLKVEIVVEDDQVDMVVAKIIEAARTGEIGDGKIFVTPVEQVIRIRTSEKDHEAV, encoded by the coding sequence TTGAAAAAGGTAGAAGCCATTATTCGTCCCTTCAAACTGGATGAAGTCAAGATTGCCCTTGTCAATGCGGGTATTGTCGGCATGACCGTCTCCGAAGTACGCGGCTTTGGGCGGCAAAAGGGGCAAACGGAACGGTACCGTGGTTCAGAATACACGGTGGAATTTTTACAAAAGTTAAAAGTTGAGATTGTGGTCGAAGACGATCAGGTGGATATGGTCGTGGCGAAAATTATTGAAGCTGCCCGCACCGGCGAAATTGGCGACGGTAAGATCTTCGTCACCCCCGTAGAGCAGGTCATTCGCATTCGTACCAGCGAAAAAGATCACGAGGCTGTCTAG
- a CDS encoding YifB family Mg chelatase-like AAA ATPase, with protein MLARVWSAAVLGIDAIPVGVEVDVSGGLPGIVVVGLPDAGVQEARERVKAAIRNAGFSVPMRRIVVNLTPADLRKEGPSFDLPISVGILAASGQVATDLLGDHLFLGEVSLDGTLQAVAGVLAIAVAAQAQGMTGLVVPMANVTEATVVRGLKVYGCHTLAEVAAFLNDPSSRSPATHPLNSQFLPSPEFTLDLKDVKGQYQARRALEIAAAGGHNLIFVGPPGSGKTMLARRLPTILPPLTFEEALEVTKIHSVAGLLKERGQLLQTPPFRSPHHSASGPALVGGGSYPRPGEISLAHRGVLFLDELTEFKRDVLEFLRQPLEDGQVTIARTRQSVVFPAQFTLVASTNPCPCGYYGDPVQPCTCSPRQREQYWAKLSGPLLDRIDLQVSVSRLKPEEITRQAPGEDSATVRQRVLAARSRAQRRFAQEPSLHCNAQMQSRHLRQWCRLDEPSTKLLEGAIAKLGLSARATDRILKVARTIADLADCETIAAAHVAEAIQYRTIDRLQ; from the coding sequence ATGCTGGCACGAGTTTGGAGTGCAGCCGTTCTAGGAATTGACGCGATTCCCGTTGGCGTGGAGGTAGATGTTTCCGGCGGGTTACCGGGGATTGTCGTCGTTGGTTTGCCCGATGCGGGGGTTCAAGAGGCACGGGAGCGAGTGAAGGCGGCCATTCGCAATGCGGGGTTTAGCGTTCCAATGCGGCGAATTGTCGTGAATCTCACCCCTGCCGATTTACGCAAAGAAGGTCCTAGTTTCGATCTCCCTATTAGCGTTGGTATCCTAGCGGCCTCAGGACAGGTTGCAACCGACTTACTCGGTGATCATCTTTTTCTGGGGGAAGTGTCCCTCGATGGCACATTGCAAGCGGTGGCAGGGGTGCTGGCGATCGCCGTTGCCGCGCAAGCCCAAGGAATGACCGGTCTCGTGGTGCCGATGGCCAATGTCACGGAAGCAACGGTGGTGCGGGGACTGAAGGTCTATGGTTGCCACACCCTTGCCGAAGTCGCGGCTTTCTTGAATGACCCTAGCTCGCGATCGCCCGCCACGCATCCCTTGAATTCCCAGTTCTTACCCTCTCCCGAATTTACCCTTGACCTCAAAGACGTAAAGGGGCAGTATCAGGCACGGCGCGCCTTGGAAATTGCCGCTGCTGGCGGCCACAATCTCATCTTTGTCGGGCCACCGGGAAGTGGCAAAACAATGTTGGCGCGGCGTTTACCCACGATCTTGCCGCCCTTGACATTTGAAGAAGCCCTTGAAGTCACGAAAATTCATTCCGTTGCTGGCTTGCTCAAAGAACGCGGGCAGCTGCTGCAAACCCCTCCCTTTCGTAGCCCTCACCACTCTGCCTCTGGCCCTGCCCTTGTCGGGGGTGGCAGCTATCCACGACCGGGGGAAATCTCCCTTGCCCATCGCGGGGTGCTCTTTCTCGATGAATTGACGGAATTCAAGCGGGATGTGTTGGAGTTTTTGCGTCAGCCCCTTGAGGATGGCCAAGTCACAATTGCCCGCACCCGCCAATCCGTCGTTTTTCCAGCGCAATTTACCTTGGTGGCCAGCACGAATCCCTGTCCCTGTGGCTACTATGGCGATCCCGTGCAACCCTGTACCTGCTCCCCTCGCCAGCGAGAACAGTATTGGGCAAAACTCTCTGGTCCGCTGTTGGATCGCATTGATTTGCAAGTGAGTGTCAGCCGCCTCAAGCCAGAGGAAATCACCCGCCAAGCGCCGGGAGAAGATTCAGCCACCGTACGGCAGCGGGTCTTGGCGGCGCGATCGCGAGCGCAACGGCGGTTTGCCCAAGAACCCAGTCTCCACTGCAATGCCCAAATGCAAAGTCGCCATCTGCGCCAGTGGTGTCGTCTAGATGAGCCTTCCACGAAGCTTCTAGAGGGGGCGATCGCCAAATTAGGGCTATCGGCACGAGCCACAGACCGTATCCTAAAAGTAGCCCGTACAATTGCCGATTTGGCCGACTGTGAAACGATTGCCGCTGCCCATGTGGCCGAAGCCATTCAATACCGCACGATTGATCGTCTGCAATAG
- the hpnH gene encoding adenosyl-hopene transferase HpnH: MGVHIKQAVEVATYIISQRLQGKKRFPLTLMLEPLFRCNLACSGCGKIQHPLEVLRKYLTPEECFRAVEECGAPIVAIPGGEPLLHPQIDEIVSGLVARRKFVYLCTNGILLEENLHKFKPSPYFSFSVHLDGLREWHDKCVDRKGVFDTAVKAIKAAKAKGFRVTTNTTIFEGVDPKEMQEFFDFVSSLGVDGMMISPGYAYEWAPDQEHFLKREQTRALFREILAPYRAGQKKWNFNHNPLFLDFLVGEKDYECTPWGMPSYSVLGWQKPCYLLNEGHYKTWKELIENTDWDKYGHKSGNPKCRDCMVHCGYEATAAMDAFNPANMVKAAGSLF; the protein is encoded by the coding sequence ATGGGAGTCCACATCAAGCAGGCAGTGGAAGTCGCAACCTATATCATCTCACAACGCCTACAGGGCAAAAAGCGCTTTCCCCTCACCTTGATGCTTGAGCCTCTCTTTCGCTGTAATCTGGCCTGTTCGGGCTGCGGTAAAATTCAGCATCCCCTTGAAGTCTTGCGCAAGTATCTCACGCCGGAGGAGTGCTTCCGGGCCGTCGAGGAATGTGGTGCGCCGATTGTCGCCATTCCCGGTGGGGAACCCCTGCTGCACCCACAAATTGATGAAATTGTCAGTGGCTTGGTGGCACGGCGGAAGTTTGTTTATCTGTGCACCAACGGAATTCTTCTAGAGGAAAATCTCCACAAGTTCAAGCCCTCCCCCTACTTTAGCTTCAGCGTTCACCTCGATGGTCTGCGGGAATGGCACGACAAATGTGTGGATCGTAAAGGGGTCTTTGACACGGCTGTAAAAGCCATTAAAGCGGCCAAAGCAAAGGGCTTCCGTGTCACCACCAATACGACCATTTTTGAAGGGGTGGATCCCAAGGAAATGCAAGAGTTCTTTGATTTTGTCAGTTCCCTAGGGGTGGATGGCATGATGATTTCGCCGGGCTATGCCTATGAGTGGGCACCGGATCAGGAGCACTTCCTCAAGCGGGAGCAAACCCGTGCCCTCTTCCGTGAAATTCTCGCCCCCTACCGTGCGGGTCAGAAGAAGTGGAATTTCAACCACAATCCCCTGTTCCTTGATTTCCTTGTGGGTGAAAAGGACTATGAGTGTACCCCTTGGGGAATGCCTAGCTATAGCGTATTGGGCTGGCAAAAGCCCTGCTATCTGCTGAACGAAGGCCACTACAAGACGTGGAAGGAGCTGATTGAAAACACGGATTGGGACAAATACGGCCACAAAAGTGGCAATCCCAAGTGCCGTGACTGCATGGTGCACTGTGGTTATGAGGCGACCGCTGCCATGGATGCCTTTAACCCAGCCAATATGGTCAAGGCAGCGGGTAGTCTCTTCTAA
- a CDS encoding ABC transporter substrate-binding protein, with the protein MWPKPFNTARLIVCNRRGWCALLLGFLALLLIGCTTATQSEKPIELVFWHGVNPPPNRVVLQRLVDRFNARHPQIHVQALYVGQPDQQLPKILAAVVGNAAPDLLWYNPTITGQFVDLGALRPLDDWWQASPYRDHVSPALIPTMRYGGHYWSIPFATNNVGIFYRPSLFAAAGIQTLPTTWQELEQVSQTLKAQGITPLLLALGQGEFAVFTWLPFFWSAGGSLGETPETAHIDTPPAIAALDFWQRLRQKGLAILSAPERGYELDQFIRGEVAMQITGPWTLAQLQQSGIDFGVLPMPALQTPATALGGENLFVFRSTPQREQAALAFLDYVLSEEFQTEWALGTGYLPVNETVRANDRYQAFVSQQPALRVFLDQMAAARARPNFRGYARFSQTLGRAIESVLLGTSTPKTAVETAEQRWQLMRPR; encoded by the coding sequence ATGTGGCCGAAGCCATTCAATACCGCACGATTGATCGTCTGCAATAGACGTGGCTGGTGCGCGCTGCTGCTGGGTTTCTTAGCTCTACTGCTTATTGGCTGTACAACGGCGACCCAATCCGAGAAGCCAATTGAACTCGTGTTTTGGCATGGGGTCAACCCACCCCCCAACCGCGTGGTACTCCAGCGGCTTGTGGATCGCTTCAATGCTCGGCATCCCCAGATTCACGTTCAAGCCCTCTATGTCGGACAGCCGGATCAACAGTTGCCCAAAATTCTAGCGGCGGTGGTGGGCAATGCCGCACCGGATCTGCTCTGGTATAACCCCACGATCACGGGTCAATTTGTTGATCTGGGGGCCCTGCGTCCCCTCGATGACTGGTGGCAAGCCTCCCCCTACCGTGACCACGTCAGTCCTGCCCTGATTCCAACGATGCGCTACGGCGGCCATTACTGGTCAATTCCCTTTGCCACGAACAATGTTGGAATCTTTTATCGTCCGAGCTTATTTGCTGCCGCTGGCATACAAACCCTGCCCACCACATGGCAGGAGTTGGAGCAGGTGAGCCAAACCCTCAAGGCACAGGGCATCACCCCGCTGCTCCTTGCCCTTGGCCAAGGGGAATTTGCCGTTTTCACATGGTTGCCCTTCTTTTGGAGCGCCGGTGGCAGTCTCGGAGAAACGCCAGAAACCGCCCACATTGACACACCGCCAGCGATCGCGGCTCTTGACTTTTGGCAACGCCTACGACAAAAGGGTCTCGCCATCCTCTCTGCCCCTGAACGTGGCTATGAACTGGATCAATTTATCCGTGGCGAAGTGGCGATGCAGATTACTGGCCCTTGGACATTAGCTCAACTGCAACAGTCGGGGATAGATTTTGGCGTCCTCCCCATGCCCGCCCTCCAGACCCCTGCAACAGCCCTAGGGGGAGAAAACCTCTTTGTCTTTCGCTCAACACCCCAGCGGGAACAGGCGGCTTTGGCATTCCTAGACTATGTCCTCAGTGAAGAATTCCAAACAGAGTGGGCTTTGGGGACAGGATACTTGCCAGTGAACGAAACGGTGCGTGCCAACGATCGCTACCAAGCCTTTGTGTCGCAACAGCCGGCGCTCCGTGTCTTTTTGGATCAGATGGCCGCTGCTAGGGCTAGGCCTAACTTCCGTGGTTATGCCCGCTTTTCCCAAACCCTTGGGCGAGCGATCGAAAGCGTTCTCCTTGGAACATCAACCCCGAAAACCGCAGTGGAAACCGCAGAGCAACGTTGGCAACTGATGCGTCCGCGTTAG